In the Octadecabacter sp. SW4 genome, one interval contains:
- a CDS encoding ABC transporter permease: MMRFLASLGATVLAMLAAVGRLVMFTAQTLSHLARPPFYPREFGHALLQIGYFSLPVVGLTAFFTGGALALQIYAGSARFSAEAVVPQIVAIGMVRELGPVLVGLMIAARVTSSIAAEIATMKVTEQIDALVTLSTHPMKYLTLPRVLAATLMMPVLVGVGDVIGIFGGYIVGTERLGFNAATYLQNTADFLELRDVVSSLVKGAVFGFIAALMGCYYGMQSQRGAMGVGRATKGSVVAAAVLILAANFLLTEAFFSA; encoded by the coding sequence ATGATGCGGTTTCTTGCCTCCCTCGGTGCGACCGTTCTGGCGATGCTTGCCGCCGTCGGGCGGTTGGTGATGTTCACCGCCCAAACCCTTAGCCATCTTGCACGCCCGCCGTTTTACCCGCGCGAATTTGGTCATGCCCTGCTGCAAATCGGCTATTTTTCCCTGCCTGTGGTGGGCCTGACGGCATTTTTCACAGGCGGCGCACTGGCCCTGCAAATCTACGCAGGTAGCGCGCGTTTTTCGGCCGAAGCCGTGGTACCCCAGATCGTTGCCATCGGCATGGTGCGCGAACTTGGCCCCGTGCTGGTCGGCCTGATGATCGCGGCGCGCGTGACCTCCTCGATCGCCGCCGAAATCGCCACCATGAAAGTGACCGAACAGATCGACGCCCTTGTCACCCTTTCCACCCATCCGATGAAATACCTGACCCTGCCCCGGGTGCTGGCCGCAACGCTGATGATGCCGGTGCTGGTGGGTGTCGGCGATGTGATCGGCATCTTTGGCGGCTATATCGTTGGCACCGAACGGCTGGGTTTTAACGCCGCCACCTACCTGCAAAACACCGCCGATTTTCTTGAGCTTCGCGATGTCGTGTCCTCGCTGGTCAAGGGGGCCGTGTTCGGCTTTATCGCCGCATTGATGGGTTGCTATTACGGCATGCAATCCCAACGGGGCGCGATGGGCGTGGGCCGCGCCACCAAAGGATCGGTCGTCGCCGCCGCCGTGCTGATCCTCGCCGCGAATTTCCTCCTGACAGAGGCGTTTTTCTCAGCATGA
- a CDS encoding ABC transporter ATP-binding protein, which translates to MIRLTDVHKSFDSNQVLRGVNLHVPKGQSMVVIGGSGTGKSVLIKSVLGLVTPDSGTIEVDGQDVTRADRDAFLARFGMLFQGAALFDSLPVWQNVAFRLLRGTLKRPWSEAREIAIDKLRRVGLDADVADRLPAELSGGMQKRVGLARAIAAQPEIIFFDEPTTGLDPIMAGVINDLIREIVTEMGATAVTITHDMTSVRAIADQVAMLHAGKVRWCGPISDLDATDDPYVQQFIHGRAEGPIAAVR; encoded by the coding sequence ATGATCCGCCTCACTGATGTTCATAAATCCTTTGACAGCAACCAGGTGCTGCGCGGCGTCAACCTGCATGTCCCCAAGGGGCAATCCATGGTGGTGATCGGCGGATCGGGCACCGGCAAATCCGTGCTGATCAAATCGGTGCTGGGGCTGGTGACCCCCGACAGCGGGACCATCGAAGTTGACGGGCAGGATGTGACCCGCGCCGACCGTGATGCCTTTCTCGCCCGTTTCGGGATGCTGTTTCAGGGTGCGGCTCTGTTTGACAGCCTGCCGGTCTGGCAAAATGTTGCCTTTCGCCTGCTGCGCGGCACGCTGAAACGCCCCTGGAGCGAGGCGCGCGAGATCGCCATCGACAAATTGCGTCGTGTCGGGCTTGACGCCGATGTGGCTGATCGCCTGCCCGCCGAGCTATCGGGGGGTATGCAGAAACGCGTCGGCCTTGCCCGCGCCATCGCCGCCCAGCCCGAGATCATCTTTTTCGATGAACCCACCACCGGCCTTGATCCGATCATGGCGGGCGTGATCAACGATCTGATCCGCGAGATCGTTACCGAAATGGGCGCCACCGCCGTCACCATCACCCATGACATGACTAGCGTGCGCGCAATTGCCGATCAGGTGGCGATGCTGCACGCAGGCAAGGTGCGATGGTGCGGCCCGATCAGCGATCTGGACGCCACCGACGACCCCTATGTGCAGCAATTCATCCACGGGCGCGCAGAAGGGCCAATTGCGGCGGTGCGCTAA
- a CDS encoding DNA repair protein, with amino-acid sequence MSLRSALFGIQRALHGLALFSIIALALVVVGYTMASALGLAPWLTFQAQFGAWNVPAAGLIAQIALTFLLVSLVFFIPSSRRILALERTHRDFNLSMDDVARAYHLCHTADRAGVFTLSSEFDAVRERLAYLRDHPELGSLENEVLELAAQMSKQSRHLADIYSDEKVARAKTFLRQRQEEAENQQQKIVEALHACREIRKWSQQVELEESVVASQLSQLEEQLAATLPALGYTLGRDSANVVPLGERPAAE; translated from the coding sequence GTGTCTTTACGATCTGCCTTGTTCGGCATTCAACGCGCGCTTCACGGGCTCGCATTGTTCAGCATCATCGCCTTGGCGCTGGTGGTGGTTGGCTACACGATGGCCTCTGCGCTTGGTCTGGCCCCGTGGCTGACCTTTCAAGCCCAGTTCGGCGCGTGGAATGTGCCAGCCGCCGGCCTGATCGCGCAGATCGCCCTGACCTTCCTTCTGGTCTCGCTGGTGTTCTTTATTCCCAGCTCGCGTCGTATCCTCGCGCTCGAGCGGACCCACCGCGATTTCAATCTCTCGATGGATGATGTGGCGCGCGCCTATCACCTGTGCCACACGGCGGATCGCGCGGGCGTGTTTACACTCAGTTCCGAATTTGACGCGGTGCGCGAACGGCTTGCCTACCTGCGCGACCACCCCGAACTTGGCAGCCTTGAAAACGAGGTCCTTGAACTGGCCGCGCAAATGAGCAAGCAATCACGCCATCTGGCCGATATCTACTCTGACGAAAAGGTCGCCCGCGCCAAGACCTTCCTGCGCCAACGTCAGGAAGAAGCGGAAAACCAGCAGCAAAAGATCGTCGAAGCCCTGCACGCCTGCCGCGAAATCCGCAAGTGGTCGCAGCAGGTCGAACTGGAAGAAAGCGTTGTCGCCAGCCAGTTATCGCAACTCGAAGAACAGCTCGCGGCCACCCTGCCCGCCCTTGGCTACACTCTTGGCCGTGACAGCGCCAATGTCGTACCGCTGGGCGAACGCCCCGCCGCCGAGTAA
- a CDS encoding paraquat-inducible protein A, translating into MMTALRYLNLSLLVLFPIAWFAPLLRAGLLPLFGLSEISVISGLQSLWESDVALALLVTAFALFAPYLKTIGLALVHFGLLRRKVLPVLSYMGKLAMADIFLIALYIVVVKGVGWAKVEVAWGLYLFTACILASIAISTLTMRALRK; encoded by the coding sequence ATGATGACCGCGCTGCGCTATCTCAACCTGTCCCTCCTGGTCCTGTTCCCGATCGCGTGGTTCGCACCCTTGTTGCGCGCTGGCTTGCTGCCATTGTTCGGCCTGTCGGAAATCAGCGTCATCTCGGGGCTGCAATCCCTGTGGGAAAGCGATGTGGCCCTGGCCCTGCTGGTCACCGCATTCGCGCTCTTTGCGCCCTACCTCAAAACCATCGGCCTGGCGCTGGTCCATTTCGGCCTGTTGCGGCGCAAGGTGCTGCCGGTCCTGTCCTATATGGGCAAACTCGCGATGGCCGATATCTTTTTGATCGCGCTCTATATTGTCGTGGTCAAGGGCGTGGGCTGGGCCAAGGTCGAAGTGGCATGGGGGCTGTATCTGTTCACCGCCTGCATCCTTGCCAGCATCGCCATTTCAACGCTGACCATGCGCGCGCTGCGCAAATAA
- the radA gene encoding DNA repair protein RadA — MAKEPAFTCAKCAASFTKWSGRCESCGAWNSIEESQPLSAAGPAKKTLGGKRGTTIKLTDLATQEAEPPRTMSGVDELDRVLGGGLVPASALLVGGDPGIGKSTLLLQAAARFARNGLRVIYISGEESAAQVQMRARRLGLTESPVMLASETNLRDILTTLETEKPDLAIIDSIQTMWADNVESAPGSVSQVRASAHELTTFAKRKGIAVVMVGHVTKEGAIAGPRVVEHMVDTVLYFEGERGHQFRILRSVKNRFGPADEIGVFEMTGKGLAEVKNPSALFLSERGKPAPGSVVFAGIEGSRPVLCEFQALVAPSPHSQPRRTVVGWDGGRLAMILAVLEARCGVPFTGLDVYLNVAGGLRVSEPAADLAVAAALISAREDAALPPDCVVFGEISLSGALRPVSQTENRLKEAQKLGFTQAITPSQKKRSGDAGLTLRSMEDLPAFVEQIFGER; from the coding sequence ATGGCAAAAGAACCTGCATTCACCTGCGCCAAATGCGCGGCAAGTTTCACCAAATGGTCCGGGCGCTGCGAAAGCTGCGGCGCGTGGAATTCCATCGAAGAATCCCAGCCCCTGTCCGCAGCCGGCCCTGCCAAGAAAACCCTGGGCGGCAAGCGTGGCACAACGATCAAACTGACCGATCTTGCCACGCAAGAGGCCGAACCGCCCCGCACCATGTCGGGCGTCGATGAACTTGACCGCGTGCTGGGCGGTGGCTTGGTGCCCGCAAGCGCCCTGCTGGTGGGCGGCGATCCGGGGATCGGCAAATCCACCCTGTTGTTGCAGGCGGCGGCACGGTTCGCGCGCAACGGTCTGCGGGTGATCTATATCTCGGGCGAAGAATCGGCGGCGCAAGTGCAGATGCGGGCGCGTCGTCTGGGGTTGACCGAAAGCCCTGTCATGCTCGCATCCGAAACCAACCTGCGCGATATCCTCACCACGCTGGAAACCGAAAAGCCCGATCTGGCGATCATCGATTCGATCCAGACCATGTGGGCCGATAACGTCGAAAGCGCGCCGGGCTCTGTCAGTCAGGTGCGCGCCTCGGCCCATGAACTTACGACCTTCGCCAAACGCAAGGGGATCGCCGTGGTCATGGTCGGCCATGTCACCAAGGAAGGTGCAATTGCCGGGCCGCGCGTGGTCGAACATATGGTCGATACCGTGCTTTATTTCGAGGGCGAGCGCGGCCACCAGTTCCGCATCCTGCGATCCGTCAAGAACCGCTTTGGCCCGGCCGACGAAATCGGCGTCTTTGAAATGACTGGCAAGGGTCTGGCCGAGGTCAAGAACCCCTCTGCCCTGTTCTTGTCCGAACGCGGCAAACCGGCCCCCGGATCGGTGGTTTTTGCCGGGATCGAGGGGTCGCGGCCTGTCTTGTGCGAATTTCAGGCGCTGGTCGCCCCCTCGCCCCATTCGCAACCCCGGCGCACGGTTGTCGGCTGGGACGGCGGGCGGCTGGCGATGATATTGGCAGTGCTCGAGGCGCGCTGCGGCGTGCCCTTCACCGGATTGGACGTCTATCTGAACGTCGCGGGGGGCTTGCGCGTGAGTGAACCTGCAGCCGATCTGGCGGTGGCCGCGGCGTTGATTTCTGCGCGGGAAGACGCCGCTTTGCCGCCAGACTGTGTTGTTTTTGGCGAAATTAGCCTCTCAGGGGCACTTCGTCCGGTGTCACAGACCGAAAATAGATTGAAAGAGGCGCAAAAACTTGGTTTTACCCAAGCCATCACCCCGTCGCAAAAGAAACGCAGCGGGGACGCGGGCCTGACCCTTCGCTCGATGGAGGATCTGCCCGCATTCGTGGAACAGATTTTTGGCGAACGCTAA
- a CDS encoding CvpA family protein: protein MDSFTLIDGVVAIIIVLSALLAYSRGFVREAMAIAGWIGATILAFIFADQVQPLIRQIPVVGDFIGDSCELSIIAAFAAVFAVALVVFSIFTPLFSSLVQRSALGGLDQGVGFLFGVLRGVLLVAVAFFVYETVLTAQDIAMVEDSRAKAVFARMTGQIGDRDPEAALGWITTQYEQLVGGCGAAQ from the coding sequence ATGGATAGCTTCACCCTCATTGACGGCGTCGTTGCCATAATCATCGTCCTTTCCGCGCTTCTGGCCTATTCGCGCGGGTTCGTGCGCGAAGCGATGGCGATTGCCGGCTGGATCGGGGCGACCATCCTAGCCTTCATCTTTGCCGATCAGGTGCAGCCGCTGATCCGGCAAATTCCCGTCGTGGGCGATTTTATCGGTGACAGTTGCGAGCTCAGCATCATTGCCGCCTTTGCCGCCGTCTTTGCTGTGGCGCTGGTGGTCTTTTCGATCTTTACGCCGCTATTTTCGAGCCTTGTGCAACGCTCGGCCCTGGGTGGCCTTGATCAGGGTGTCGGATTTCTGTTCGGTGTGTTGCGCGGTGTTCTTCTCGTTGCGGTCGCCTTCTTTGTCTATGAAACGGTCCTGACAGCCCAGGACATCGCAATGGTCGAGGATAGCCGCGCCAAGGCCGTATTTGCCCGCATGACCGGCCAGATCGGCGACCGCGACCCCGAAGCCGCCCTTGGCTGGATCACCACCCAATACGAACAACTGGTCGGCGGCTGCGGCGCGGCTCAGTAA
- the purF gene encoding amidophosphoribosyltransferase: protein MFGVVGVADAANFVALGLHALQHRGQEAGGIVSHDPEAGFSQARRFGYVRDNFTSQKLMETLPGEIAIGHVRYSTAGSKGPTAIRDVQPFFGEFSMGGAAIAHNGNITNAVALRRELIERGSIFQSSSDSECIIHLMARSMGRQIPDRMEEALRKVEGAFSVVAMTRTKLIGCRDPLGVRPLVLGRIGDGWALSSETCALDIIGAEFEREIKPGEMVVITAKGVESHFPFRPAKPRFCIFEHVYFSRPDSILGGRSVYETREAIGRELAKESPVDADLVCPVPDSGTPAAIGYSLQSGIPYAMGIIRNQYMGRTFIEPTEQIRNMGVRLKLNVNRALIKGKRVILVDDSVVRGTTSRKIKEMILDAGAAEVHFRIASPPTAWPCFYGVDTPQREKLLAATMSEDEMRDHLQVDSLKFISLDGLYRAVGEAKGRDPNQPQYCDACFSGEYPVAPTDMLEAGFQMKTAAE, encoded by the coding sequence GTGTTCGGCGTTGTCGGCGTGGCGGATGCCGCCAATTTTGTCGCCCTTGGCCTGCACGCCCTGCAACATCGCGGGCAAGAGGCCGGCGGGATCGTGTCGCACGACCCCGAGGCCGGATTTTCCCAGGCGCGCCGTTTCGGCTATGTGCGCGACAACTTTACCAGCCAGAAACTGATGGAAACCCTGCCCGGCGAAATCGCCATCGGCCATGTGCGCTATTCCACCGCCGGATCAAAGGGCCCGACCGCAATCCGCGATGTGCAGCCCTTTTTTGGCGAATTTTCGATGGGTGGGGCGGCGATTGCCCATAACGGCAATATCACCAATGCGGTCGCCCTGCGCCGCGAGTTGATCGAGCGTGGATCGATCTTTCAATCCTCCAGCGACAGCGAATGTATCATTCACCTGATGGCCCGTTCCATGGGGCGCCAGATTCCCGACCGCATGGAAGAAGCCCTGCGCAAGGTCGAAGGCGCATTTTCCGTGGTCGCCATGACCCGCACCAAACTGATCGGCTGCCGCGATCCCTTGGGCGTGCGCCCGCTGGTGCTTGGCCGCATCGGTGACGGCTGGGCGCTGTCGTCGGAAACCTGCGCGCTGGATATCATCGGTGCCGAGTTCGAGCGCGAAATCAAGCCGGGCGAAATGGTGGTCATCACCGCCAAGGGCGTCGAAAGCCACTTTCCCTTTCGCCCTGCCAAGCCACGCTTTTGCATCTTTGAACACGTCTATTTCAGCCGCCCCGACAGCATCCTTGGCGGGCGTTCGGTCTATGAAACCCGCGAGGCGATCGGCCGCGAACTGGCCAAGGAATCACCGGTTGACGCCGATCTGGTCTGCCCGGTTCCCGACAGTGGCACCCCCGCCGCCATCGGCTATTCGCTGCAAAGCGGCATTCCCTATGCGATGGGCATCATCCGCAACCAATATATGGGCCGGACGTTTATCGAACCGACCGAACAGATCCGTAACATGGGTGTGCGTCTGAAACTCAACGTCAACCGCGCGCTGATCAAGGGCAAGCGGGTGATCCTTGTGGATGACAGCGTCGTGCGCGGCACCACCAGCCGCAAGATCAAGGAAATGATCCTGGATGCAGGGGCCGCCGAAGTGCATTTCCGGATCGCCAGTCCACCCACCGCATGGCCTTGTTTTTATGGTGTCGACACGCCGCAGCGCGAAAAATTGCTGGCCGCCACCATGTCCGAGGACGAGATGCGCGACCACCTGCAGGTCGATAGCCTCAAATTCATCAGCCTTGACGGGCTTTATCGCGCCGTGGGCGAGGCAAAGGGCCGCGACCCGAACCAGCCGCAATACTGCGACGCCTGCTTTAGCGGGGAATATCCCGTGGCACCCACCGACATGCTGGAAGCCGGGTTCCAGATGAAAACCGCCGCCGAATAG
- a CDS encoding pilus assembly protein PilP, with the protein MSNDTPANVAALAHADAPIPLDRAVLIGTVLRADGPLALIRLANGNVRRLTLGDRMNGGEIVAIDETRVIFARRAESWSLELPGA; encoded by the coding sequence ATGTCGAACGATACCCCTGCCAACGTCGCAGCACTTGCCCACGCGGACGCCCCGATCCCGCTTGACCGCGCTGTGCTGATTGGCACGGTGCTGCGCGCGGATGGGCCGTTGGCGCTGATCCGGCTTGCCAATGGCAACGTGCGTCGGTTGACCTTGGGCGACCGGATGAACGGTGGGGAAATCGTCGCGATCGACGAAACCCGGGTCATTTTCGCGCGCAGGGCCGAAAGCTGGTCGCTTGAACTTCCGGGTGCCTAG
- a CDS encoding SDR family oxidoreductase: MKTALITGASRGLGAALALALAPTHHIIAVGRTTGALEELDDRIKEAGGQSTLAPMDISTDAAMQQLCRSIYDRWGSLDLWVHTAIHGAPLSPASHIAEKDFEKSVAINLTATSRLISYVTPLLGETGRAVFFDDPHAGQPFFGSYGTTKGAQIALARSWQAESVKTGPDVRILSPKPMPTGTRARFYPGEDRAPLSDIHTEAARLLPEILDPA, translated from the coding sequence ATGAAAACCGCATTAATCACCGGCGCATCGCGTGGCCTTGGCGCGGCGCTCGCGCTGGCGCTGGCCCCGACCCATCACATCATCGCCGTGGGCCGCACCACCGGCGCACTTGAAGAACTCGACGACCGGATCAAGGAGGCAGGCGGGCAATCCACGCTTGCGCCGATGGATATTTCCACGGATGCGGCCATGCAGCAGCTTTGCCGTTCGATCTATGATCGTTGGGGCAGCCTTGATCTCTGGGTGCACACGGCGATCCACGGCGCGCCCCTGTCGCCCGCATCCCATATCGCCGAAAAAGACTTTGAAAAAAGCGTGGCGATCAACCTCACGGCCACATCGCGGCTGATTTCCTATGTCACGCCCTTGCTGGGCGAAACGGGCCGTGCGGTGTTCTTTGACGATCCGCACGCGGGCCAGCCGTTCTTTGGCAGCTACGGCACAACCAAGGGCGCGCAGATTGCGCTGGCCCGGTCCTGGCAGGCTGAATCAGTGAAAACCGGCCCCGATGTGCGCATTCTGTCACCCAAGCCCATGCCCACCGGCACCCGTGCGCGGTTTTATCCGGGCGAGGATCGCGCGCCGCTGTCCGATATCCATACCGAGGCCGCGCGCCTGTTGCCCGAAATCCTTGACCCGGCCTGA
- the surE gene encoding 5'/3'-nucleotidase SurE: protein MRILVTNDDGINAPGLIVLEAIAREIAGANGEVWVVAPAFEQSGVGHCISYTHPMMIAELSDKRFAAEGSPADCVLAGLYDVMSDGAPDLVLSGVNRGNNAAENTLYSGTIGAAIEAALQGLPAIALSQFFGPDNASLDDPFEAAVQHGTATVRALLDHGIWDGEDYRLFYNVNFPPVPAAAVKGRAITTQGYRKDTFFSVEPHHAPSGRKFLWVKGGPQHIPTAQGTDSAACLDGYIAITPMRADLTAHDTITTLQERLG from the coding sequence ATGCGTATTCTTGTGACAAATGACGACGGGATCAATGCCCCCGGCCTGATCGTGCTCGAGGCCATCGCCCGCGAGATTGCCGGCGCGAATGGCGAGGTTTGGGTCGTCGCCCCCGCCTTTGAGCAAAGCGGCGTAGGCCATTGCATCAGCTATACTCACCCGATGATGATCGCCGAACTGTCCGATAAGCGGTTTGCCGCCGAAGGATCGCCCGCCGATTGCGTGCTGGCCGGGCTTTATGACGTGATGTCTGACGGAGCGCCCGATCTGGTCCTGTCGGGCGTCAACCGCGGCAATAACGCCGCCGAAAACACGCTTTATTCCGGCACGATCGGGGCCGCGATCGAGGCGGCCCTGCAAGGCCTGCCCGCCATCGCGCTGTCGCAGTTTTTCGGGCCTGACAACGCCAGCCTTGATGATCCCTTCGAGGCGGCGGTGCAGCACGGGACAGCCACCGTGCGCGCCCTGCTGGATCATGGCATCTGGGACGGCGAGGATTACCGCCTGTTCTACAACGTCAACTTTCCACCCGTGCCTGCGGCGGCCGTAAAGGGGCGCGCGATCACCACCCAAGGGTATCGCAAAGACACCTTTTTCAGCGTTGAACCACACCACGCGCCCTCGGGGCGCAAGTTCCTGTGGGTCAAGGGTGGCCCGCAACATATCCCGACCGCGCAAGGCACCGACAGCGCCGCATGTCTGGACGGATATATCGCCATAACCCCAATGCGCGCTGATCTTACGGCCCATGACACCATCACAACCCTGCAGGAGCGACTGGGGTGA
- a CDS encoding protein-L-isoaspartate(D-aspartate) O-methyltransferase — MSHTAESKMQFLFKLRSKGVTDKRTLTAMEKTDRALFVRGHFAKRAYEDMPLPIACGQTISQPSVVGLMTQALNVQPRDKVLEVGTGSGYQAMILSHLARRVYTVDRYKRLVNDARAIFDAADITNITAFTADGSFGLPDQAPFDRILVTAAAEDPPGPLLAQLRIGGIMVLPVGQSDAVQSLIRVTRTDSGYEYDELRPVRFVPLLEGIGQD, encoded by the coding sequence GTGAGCCATACCGCCGAAAGCAAAATGCAGTTCCTGTTCAAGCTGCGCTCCAAGGGCGTCACCGACAAGCGCACCCTGACGGCGATGGAAAAGACCGACCGCGCGCTGTTCGTGCGCGGCCACTTCGCCAAACGCGCCTACGAGGACATGCCCCTGCCGATTGCCTGCGGCCAAACGATCAGCCAGCCGTCGGTTGTTGGGCTGATGACGCAGGCGCTGAACGTGCAGCCGCGTGACAAGGTTCTCGAGGTTGGCACCGGGTCAGGCTATCAGGCGATGATCCTGTCCCACCTTGCGCGCCGCGTCTACACGGTCGACCGCTACAAGCGTCTGGTGAATGACGCGCGCGCCATTTTCGACGCAGCCGATATCACCAATATCACCGCCTTTACCGCCGATGGCAGCTTTGGTCTGCCCGATCAGGCCCCCTTTGACCGCATCCTTGTAACGGCCGCCGCCGAAGACCCGCCCGGCCCCCTCTTGGCGCAACTGCGGATCGGGGGTATCATGGTTTTACCCGTCGGCCAGTCTGACGCGGTCCAAAGCCTGATCCGTGTGACACGCACGGACTCGGGCTATGAGTATGACGAATTGCGACCCGTTCGGTTCGTGCCCCTGCTGGAAGGCATCGGGCAGGATTGA
- a CDS encoding M23 family metallopeptidase produces MATFTPRPITSKAKLMLAGSAALFIAACDANGNFDIDLRDLGGGGLDTSAAAQNIAARPRPDDRGVISYPNYQVVVAERGETARMVAARLGLNAEELARYNGINPDVPLRRDEIIALPNRVAEPSPATGAISSGPIQPSTIDVTTLAGAAIDRAGPQQPVAQPETPAAAQTGSEPIRHRVARGETVYSIARLYDVPVRSLSEWNGLGADLTLREGQFVLIPVAGATPPATAQVVEQPGTGSATPVPPSAADPLPEDDTAVAAAPVVAPPAPDLGERTATPATSAPFIYPVQGSIIREYANGRNEGIDIGAPAGTAVKAAAAGTVAAVTTDTNGIAIVVIKHTGSILTVYTNLDGLRVSKDDSVSQGQTIATVRDGTPSFLHFEVRDGLESVDPMDYLP; encoded by the coding sequence ATGGCGACATTCACGCCCCGCCCCATAACGTCCAAGGCCAAGCTGATGCTGGCTGGCAGTGCAGCGCTCTTTATTGCCGCCTGCGACGCCAATGGTAATTTCGACATCGACCTGCGCGATCTTGGGGGTGGCGGGCTTGATACCTCGGCCGCGGCGCAAAATATCGCTGCGCGCCCACGCCCGGATGATCGTGGCGTGATTTCTTATCCGAATTATCAGGTGGTTGTGGCCGAACGCGGCGAGACCGCGCGCATGGTCGCGGCCCGCCTTGGGCTGAACGCCGAAGAGCTGGCGCGCTATAACGGGATCAACCCCGATGTGCCGCTGCGCCGCGATGAAATCATCGCCCTGCCGAACCGGGTCGCCGAACCCTCGCCCGCAACAGGTGCGATCAGCTCCGGCCCGATTCAACCTTCCACGATTGATGTGACAACCCTCGCGGGGGCGGCGATTGACCGTGCTGGTCCGCAACAGCCCGTGGCCCAGCCTGAAACACCCGCCGCCGCCCAAACCGGCAGCGAACCGATCCGCCACCGCGTCGCGCGCGGCGAAACCGTCTACTCCATCGCCCGCCTTTATGATGTGCCGGTGCGCAGCCTGTCGGAATGGAACGGACTCGGCGCTGATCTGACCCTGCGCGAAGGCCAGTTCGTGCTGATCCCCGTTGCAGGCGCGACGCCCCCCGCCACCGCGCAGGTCGTTGAACAACCGGGCACGGGCAGCGCAACACCCGTGCCGCCAAGCGCCGCCGATCCCCTGCCCGAAGATGATACCGCCGTGGCAGCCGCACCCGTGGTGGCCCCACCCGCGCCCGATCTGGGCGAGCGCACGGCGACACCTGCGACCAGCGCGCCGTTTATCTACCCCGTGCAGGGCAGCATCATCCGTGAATACGCCAATGGCCGTAACGAAGGGATCGACATCGGCGCGCCCGCCGGCACCGCCGTCAAGGCCGCCGCCGCAGGCACCGTCGCCGCAGTGACGACCGACACCAACGGCATCGCCATCGTCGTGATCAAACACACCGGCAGCATCCTGACAGTTTACACCAACCTTGATGGGCTGCGCGTGTCCAAGGACGACAGCGTCAGTCAGGGGCAAACCATCGCCACCGTGCGCGACGGCACCCCCAGCTTCTTGCATTTTGAAGTGCGTGACGGGTTGGAAAGCGTCGATCCGATGGATTATCTGCCTTAA
- a CDS encoding ATP-binding protein, which produces MSKSVLRRIANALDRMAPAPLDAPDFAAAPAFVWHTDPDRLEPVQQVNRVDLSLLVGVNRARDTLLENTVQFAGGLPANNALLWGARGMGKSSLVKAIHGALYPKHEQLKIVEVQREDLPSIGRCLALLRGRSERFIMFCDDLSFGHDDAHYKSLKAVLDGGIEGRPENVVLYATSNRRHLMPRDMIENERSTAISPSEAVEEKVSLSDRFGLWLGFHPCDQDEYLAMIRGYCDAYGVEITDETLRAEAIEWQATRGSRSGRVAWQYFIDLAGRQGVRI; this is translated from the coding sequence GTGAGCAAATCGGTCTTGCGCCGCATCGCCAATGCGCTGGATCGCATGGCGCCTGCACCGCTTGATGCCCCTGATTTCGCTGCGGCCCCCGCCTTTGTCTGGCATACCGATCCTGATCGTCTGGAACCCGTGCAGCAGGTTAACCGCGTGGACCTGTCGCTGTTGGTGGGGGTGAACCGCGCACGCGATACCCTACTGGAAAACACGGTGCAGTTTGCCGGTGGATTACCCGCCAACAATGCCCTGTTATGGGGCGCACGCGGCATGGGAAAATCAAGCCTTGTCAAGGCGATACATGGCGCACTTTATCCAAAACATGAGCAGTTGAAAATCGTCGAGGTGCAGCGCGAAGACCTGCCCAGTATCGGCCGCTGTCTGGCCCTTCTGCGCGGCCGCAGTGAACGGTTCATCATGTTTTGCGATGATCTGTCATTTGGCCATGACGATGCGCATTATAAATCGCTCAAGGCTGTACTGGATGGCGGGATTGAGGGGCGGCCCGAGAATGTCGTGCTCTATGCCACATCGAACCGCCGCCACCTGATGCCGCGCGACATGATTGAAAACGAACGCTCGACCGCGATCAGCCCGTCCGAGGCCGTGGAGGAGAAGGTTTCGCTGTCAGACAGGTTTGGTCTGTGGCTTGGTTTTCACCCCTGCGATCAGGATGAATATCTGGCGATGATCCGTGGGTATTGCGATGCCTACGGCGTTGAAATTACGGATGAAACCCTGCGCGCCGAGGCAATTGAATGGCAGGCCACGCGCGGGTCCCGGTCGGGGCGCGTGGCCTGGCAGTATTTCATTGATCTGGCGGGGCGTCAGGGCGTCAGGATTTAA